The Peromyscus leucopus breed LL Stock chromosome 4, UCI_PerLeu_2.1, whole genome shotgun sequence genome segment tggggctgaagagatggctccatggttaagagcattggctgttcatgcagaggacctggattctggTCCCAACATTCACaaagcagttcacaaccatctatgattccagttccagggattctgatgccctcttctgacctccatgcgcactgcacacacatggtgcacatacatacatgcaggctaaccacatatatatatacatacatatatatatatacatatatataatgtaaaaataaataaatttttgaaaaggTTAGCCATTACATACTTTAGGAGCCAATTCTTATTCTTTGAAATAAGTTCCTTTCAATGCCCCATCTATGTAAATCTATTTgtataatagatagatgatatttaCCCACCAAGTATCTTGTGGCTGTATCTTGCGGTACTGTGTCATGAAGAACCCCAAACAATACATCTTATACCAAGGAAAGAGTGCTGTAACTCAAAACTCTTCAGTAAAGAAAAGTCTAGGCCAGCTGGCCATGGTGAATTCTTCCCAAGCACTTGAAGCAGAAGCATCAGTGGCTTGTCAAACATgtcaagaaacagagaaggaaccaGTTCTTCAGACTGCAGTGTAGGGTGGGACTCTGCTCTAATGTGGAGGCTGCTCTGGCTTTCGCCTGCCCCTGGCCCTTGACTGGAACTGGCTCTGTGCAGACAGTACTGGCTCCTGAGAGGCCTGCAGGGCTGTATCTAAGTCAGGAACTGGGACTGGAAGTGCTTCTGCAGCTCTGGTAGCTGGTCCTCTCTCTAGGGCTGTGAGTGGGTTCTAAATCTAAAGTCGGTGCTGGAGGATGCCGGGGCTCTGAAAGGAGTCTCTGATGAACTGGATCCGGCCACTTCTAATGCTGTCTTTAGAGACCTTGTTGCAGTTGCGGTCGACACCTGAGCCAGCACAGCTCCACTGCTGTCGTTGGCTATGGAGCTGGCTTCGGGCGTCAACAGCCAGCCTTGAGCTGTGCTGGCCCGGGGAATGCTACCACCTGTACCTGGAGTCAAGGTGCTGGAGCTGGCTCTGGACTGCCTGGACCTCTGCTGATGGGGTTCTGGCAGctgcttcttctgtttctgtcatCTGGAGATGGCTCCAGGCCTGTTTGCAGCTCAGGACCACCGCAGGAGCCTCTTCCGGCATGGGATCTAGCTCAATCACAAATACTGGAACAAATGAGATGATGAGCACTAGATCTTCTTGGCCTCAGGGCAGGAGCGGATCAAAAAAGAGCGTCACCTCTGTTGTTCCTTCCAGACCTGTTGGCAAAACAGTTCGCACTGATGGACCTGGTCAATGCTCAACGGGTCAGGTGAGGTTCCTTCTGTCCTCTGCTGCCCAGACAGACCTCCAAGGCCCCTTCCTAGGCCCACCATTGCAATCATGTAactagggaattttttttttattcctgatgTCTCAATTCCCCTCTGGAAAGTGGAGATGAGCCCCATACTCACACCTACTGTAAAGACTCAAGGATTTGGACAATGAATGATAGTacacgcctctaatcctagcacttggaaggtagaggcaaaaggatcaaaAATCAGAAATGCAAGTATCTTCAACCATATAGCAAGTTTAAAGGTcgtctgggctatatgagataCTGCATCAAAAaccaggaaggaggcaggcagtggtggtgcatgcctttgatgccagcatttgggaggcagaagcaggtggccagttccaggacagccagggtaacacagagaaactctgtctcaaaaaaacaaacaaaacaggaaggaagccagatggtggcggtgcatgcctttaatcccagcacccagggggcAGAAGcaagtgaatctttgtgagtttgaggccagcctggtctacagtgcaagttccaggacaaccagggctacactgagaaaccctgtctggggggaggggggagataggaaggaaaagaaggagggagggagggaggcaggcaggcaggcaagaagtaatggaggaaggcaggaaaaggaaggaaggattcaaCTATTTGGGACCATCAGCAAGTGTGGCTGGCCTGGCCCATGGGTAGCAGAACAGTGTTCACTGATGTGTCTCCAGGCCTACAGTTCACCCCCATCACCCGGAAGTCCTCATCAGTTTCAGGACTCGTTAGATGTGTGGTGTGTACTTGTGCGGGACACAACACACATCCCAGCAGTTAGCGAGTCTTCTGAGTGTATTATGTGTCTTTGAGCACCATCCTGAAGTAGAGGACATTCAACCTTCAAGAAGCTGCCTCAGATCCACACACAGCCCCCTAGGTGGGGCTAGTTAGGAGCATCTGGGACTTGTGACCTCCTTGCAGCGCCTTCCTGATCCATTCCCAAAGCTTCCTTGTAAAAGAGGAAGCAAAGTGTCACCTCCTTGGCCCCTGAATACTGGTCAGTCAGAACTGGCCTTTCCTCTTTGCGTGGAAGCCTTGGCATAATCAAAAACCTGGGAAGCAGGgtttcccccacaaaaaaaaaacagggagctTCCTGAGAATGCGCAGGACTCGACTCCATGGGTGGTTTGAAAAAGTCCTGCGAGCTTGGCAATACGCAAAGCAGTCGCTGAGATCCACTTGGGGAGGCAAGATCTAGGATCAGACCATGCGGGACATGGACTCGCCCCAAGAGCCTCTGAGCGGCTGGGGCTACGAGGAGCGCTGGCGAGGAGCGGAAGATCCACTAGAGGGCACTGCAGCCGGAGGACAGGGGAAGTCCCTCGCGAGCTGCCGTAGGCGTTACTATAAAAGACGTGGTGCGGCCCTGTTCCGCCTCTCGGCGGCCATGGCGGCGAACGGGGTGTTGGCGTCGTCCCTCCCGTGGTTGACCGGGGACACCGCAGACGACCCTCCTTAGCTCTCGGCCCGCTGGCGGGAAGACTGCGTCTCGTACTGCCGATCGTAAAAAAAAAGTGTCGCGTTCTTTTCCCTCCGAGGGCTCCGTCGCCCTGATGTGTGCAGCAGACCAACCTTGTGGTAAGTAAGAGGAAGGGCCGTTCACGGTGTGCCCGAGGGCCGGGTGGAGGAAAACCGAGGCTCGGCGGCTGGGTCAGTGGAATGCAGGGAGCTTCCTAGGCATCCCTCTGGTCATCCCTGATTGGGGCTCGACCGGCTCTCCTTCCTAGGACTAAGGAACACCAGGGGAAGTGCCTGTCGGCATTTGCTGCTTGCTGATGAGGTTTGTCTTGGAAGGACAGCTATTCAAAACCCTTCTGAATAGCCAGCTTGAGATAACGCAGACCCTGTCTGTTTAGTGCAATGCTACTGAATTAGGAAGCCAGGAGAGTTACGTTGTTTTGTTACTTCACTTACAGAAAGCCTTAGCAAGGAGACCAAACTATTGTGGACCCATTGGAATAGGAATAAAATACAGGCCTGATGAAATCCCCCACTGTGATCTTGCCAAGAACGTGTGCAGAATGATCGTTTTTCTTCTCTAGGGAGTTTGTCGGTTGGGAATTAAGAAGCTGTGAGGACATGTTGGGGTCTTCGGTAAGTTGACCCAGAGTTAACTAAGGTTCCGGTTAATGGCCCCGGCACTGGGCTCGTCCTGCCCCTAGAGGCGTTGCACGTGTGGCTGCCGTGTTACATGTGCGTCAGTAGGTGGCGGAGAGGAGAGAGGCTATGTCTACGCTCAGTGTTCTGACCTGTGAACATCTGAATGATTAGTAGCCTGACACTCCCTGAAGCTGGAGGTGGGGCCGCCCTTCCCGGTTGTTGACTGGTTTAGGTAACCCAGTATGGGGCCGGTAAACTCCAGTGGGTGGAAACAGCGGTGGCGTCAGAGCTATCCTCTGAGGAGATGAGTGGGGTTAAACTAGCAGGGCCGGattgcagctcagtggtaaagtactcACTTGAGGGGCAGGCCTGGGTCTCCGTCCCTGGCACCACCACCAAGTGGAACCGACAGTGGGAAGAGTAGTCCCTGTTAGTGGACCCGTGCAGcacaggtgggggggggggagaagctaATGGTGGCAGTGATGGCCACCCCCTCATGTGAGGTTACCTGTGGTTGGCAAAAATATCCATGAGGTCAACTGAGGTAAGGTCTTAGGTTGTCCCACCCTAGGCATAAGCCCCCCCCCTTTGCCCAGTCTCCCCATGGTGCCCTTCCCTGATCGTCACATTAGTTGGAAAAACTTAAAGGCACACGTTGCTCTAGCCCTAGTTTACTAGAGTGAAGCTGGCACTGTGGCGATGCATTAAAGCACCAAAAAAAGGCTTCCTGGGGCTCTGGGAGTGCAGCACCTGGATTGGGGGGAGCTGTGCTGACTCTTTTTCTTTGCAGGAAAGCTGGTGACAAAGCTCTGCTCATGGTGTGGACTTTATGCCCAATGCCCagcagtggcccacagaggtgAGAGGTGGGCTGGGTCCGCTGGAGCGTGCTCGGGTGGcatgtgtgcagctgccctggGTGTGCTGCTCTAGATCTGTCAGCACCACAGGCATAGCACGGCTACTCGGCTGTGTCTGTGACATCGGGGCAGAGAGCAAGTGGCTATTTCTACGCTCAGTGTTCAGAAGCCAGTGAGCACTAAGAATGGTTTATAGCCTGACATTTTGCAGAGCCATAGTGAGGTGGTGCTGGGATGTGGCTTTGTTGATGGCCAGACCCCAATGTCAGACCTCAAGGGCTCACCAGAAGGTTGTGTGGTCAGCACTTTAGCCAGATAGAACTTTGGAGTTGGGAGTTGCCGCAAACTGGGTTTGTGGGGAGGGCATTCACAGGGGTCAGGAAATACAAGAAACTGTTCATCCTTTCTCATTTTTCAGATCCAGGAGCCAGGAAGAATAAGGCCTACCTTTTGGTCACGTGACTGTTCAGGACAGGTGCAGATGTGATTATAGGCCATGAGCTTCAAATGTGGCCTCTGTAACTTCACCAGGGACCTGCAGAACCACCCATACAGGCTTTGGGCAGCTCCATGCGTCCATCCTGGCAGCCCACATCCTAAATTACAGACCACATTTGTGTTGGCTTGAACTGTTCCTTCAAGACTGAAGTGAGATCTGTGTAGTAGCACCAGAGGTGGAGGGCCCTCTTAAGATCCAGCATTTCCATCTGACTAACTGCACAAGTGCTAATTATGGATGGGGGAGCTAGCTGTAGGTGCTTGTGACACAAATAAACTTGTCAGTTCTTGAAGCTTGTAATCTTTACTACCAATATTCTCCCATCTTAGGGTAAAGAGTCTATTGGGTTTCCCTTCATCTCCCCTGGAAAATAAACCTGCCGGAATGAATGATAGGTTTGAGGATTTGGGCTGGAACTGTGGCAGTCTTATGCCAAAAGCATTAACAGGAGCAAAGTTTACTGGTATACTGTATGCTATGGGAGTAGAGCACAAAGATACCATGTTCTGCCTGCTCACTGTTGGACAGATGAACTGGACGTGCTGGTTAGCTGAAGGTGTCAGAAGCCTAGAGTGGAGCTGCCATTGTGTGCCACCGGCATTCTGGTTTGGGGCTGTTGCTCAGTGGTTGACTGGAGTTTTGGTGGTGAAATGCCAGTGCACCAGAGTTGGCAGGCCTGATCCTTGCAAAAGGTGCATTCAGGCCCATAACATGCTTCATGTCCCCCAGTGGTGCCCAGACAAGCTCTGTAGGGTAGAGCCTTGCCTAAAGGCTGCTTCGTATTTAGCAAGGGATCCAAGTGTTGCATAAAAgccatttatttacatgtacagAAGAATGGCCCCTCTGCTCAGTTGGGAAAGTGGGGTGGAGGAGACTTACTGGAGAGGGGTGACCTTTCCCAAGTGGGTGCTTCACCCACAGCTGAGCTATAATGGCTGGAGTCTGCAGCATTAAGAATAGTTGGTGTTGGAGATCTCCCTCCAGAGCAAGGTCTTGAGGTGGCTAAGTACCAGGGAATGGTGGGCTTCCACCTGGCTGGCCAGTCCACTCAGTGTCGTGCATGTGCGCAGCTGTTTGCCCAGCTCCTCGCGGAGGTCTGCAGGAGCACCAGGCAGCAGATAATCCCTCAGCAGTTCACATACCTTGGCCAGGTTGGGCTGGATGAGGTCGCCCTTGCACTGCCTCATGAGCCTGTCACACGGAGCCCTGCAATCTCGCCCATAGATGCAGTCAGAACTCTGCTCACAGTGGCGGCCCTGAAGGAAGCGGCGCACAGTAGCCTCGGGCGCCACCTGCTGCAGGTCAGCCATCTTGAAGTCATAGGTGGCCGTGTATCCCACATTGGCCAGTGTGGTCTCACACATGTAAAAGGTACCATAGGAACCATGGAAGAGCTCCTCCACGAACTCCAGCAAGCCAATGGCAATCTTGGCACGCCAGGGCCAGGCGGGTCCAAACCACTGCTGGAGAGCCCTGTGCAGCACAGAGGGCAGGAGCGGGCGCAGGGCAGGCAGCAGCACCGCCCCGTGCCAGGAGCCGTGGGGGACGCCCTCGGTGAGGTAGAGGTCCCCGCAGTAGCCCAGCAGCCGGGAAGCGTGCTCCTTCTCCTGaagggacagcagcagcaggaactcGTTGCGCTGCAGCAGGGCCCAGACAGACTTGGCCTCTGCCAGGGACACCCTGCTGTCCTTGTTGAAGTCCGCCATGAGAAGGATCTGGTCGACCAGCGTTGGCAGGGAGGGCAGGTCTCCTAGGTTCGCCTGACATTGGGGAccaaaaggaaggcagagaagcaCGCCCTGGTGCACACCTCTCGGCTGGCAGAGCACTGACTGGGTCTGGCCTGGTCTCTAGACATTAGAATATCAGCAAGGCCCGCTGCCCGCACCACACACTCAGGCCCTCTGCCTGTGTCACGGAGGGATGAGAGCAGAGGCCACAGCACTGTAAGCCTTTGAAGACTAATCACGTGGCCCTTGAGCCCTGTATCTAACGCCCACCAGCCCCTACTTTCACCATACCGGATGCAGAGTCCTCAATCTCCTGGGCCCTCACCACACCTCCGATTCTGCCCGTCTATCTGTTCCCACAAGCCCTGAAAGAtgcttccctgcctgcctcctacCCAGGTCTTTGTAGACATCCCAGCTGTGGGCTGCAGTGACGATCTGAGCAC includes the following:
- the Dipk1b gene encoding divergent protein kinase domain 1B isoform X1 produces the protein MRRLRRLVHLVLLCPFSKGLQQGRLPGLRVKYVLLVWLGIFVGSWMVYVHYSSYSELCRGHVCQVVICDQYRKGIISGSVCQDLCELQKVEWRTCLSSSPGQQVYSGLWQNKEVTIKCGIEEALNSKAWPDAVLRRELVLFEKPTRGTSIKEFQEMILGFLKANLGDLPSLPTLVDQILLMADFNKDSRVSLAEAKSVWALLQRNEFLLLLSLQEKEHASRLLGYCGDLYLTEGVPHGSWHGAVLLPALRPLLPSVLHRALQQWFGPAWPWRAKIAIGLLEFVEELFHGSYGTFYMCETTLANVGYTATYDFKMADLQQVAPEATVRRFLQGRHCEQSSDCIYGRDCRAPCDRLMRQCKGDLIQPNLAKVCELLRDYLLPGAPADLREELGKQLRTCTTLSGLASQVEAHHSLVLSHLKTLLWREISNTNYS
- the Dipk1b gene encoding divergent protein kinase domain 1B isoform X3; protein product: MRRLRRLVHLVLLCPFSKGLQQGRLPGLRVKYVLLVWLGIFVGSWMVYVHYSSYSELCRGHVCQVVIDLCELQKVEWRTCLSSSPGQQVYSGLWQNKEVTIKCGIEEALNSKAWPDAVLRRELVLFEKPTRGTSIKEFQEMILGFLKANLGDLPSLPTLVDQILLMADFNKDSRVSLAEAKSVWALLQRNEFLLLLSLQEKEHASRLLGYCGDLYLTEGVPHGSWHGAVLLPALRPLLPSVLHRALQQWFGPAWPWRAKIAIGLLEFVEELFHGSYGTFYMCETTLANVGYTATYDFKMADLQQVAPEATVRRFLQGRHCEQSSDCIYGRDCRAPCDRLMRQCKGDLIQPNLAKVCELLRDYLLPGAPADLREELGKQLRTCTTLSGLASQVEAHHSLVLSHLKTLLWREISNTNYS
- the Dipk1b gene encoding divergent protein kinase domain 1B isoform X2, producing the protein MRRLRRLVHLVLLCPFSKGLQGRLPGLRVKYVLLVWLGIFVGSWMVYVHYSSYSELCRGHVCQVVICDQYRKGIISGSVCQDLCELQKVEWRTCLSSSPGQQVYSGLWQNKEVTIKCGIEEALNSKAWPDAVLRRELVLFEKPTRGTSIKEFQEMILGFLKANLGDLPSLPTLVDQILLMADFNKDSRVSLAEAKSVWALLQRNEFLLLLSLQEKEHASRLLGYCGDLYLTEGVPHGSWHGAVLLPALRPLLPSVLHRALQQWFGPAWPWRAKIAIGLLEFVEELFHGSYGTFYMCETTLANVGYTATYDFKMADLQQVAPEATVRRFLQGRHCEQSSDCIYGRDCRAPCDRLMRQCKGDLIQPNLAKVCELLRDYLLPGAPADLREELGKQLRTCTTLSGLASQVEAHHSLVLSHLKTLLWREISNTNYS
- the Dipk1b gene encoding divergent protein kinase domain 1B isoform X4; its protein translation is MVYVHYSSYSELCRGHVCQVVICDQYRKGIISGSVCQDLCELQKVEWRTCLSSSPGQQVYSGLWQNKEVTIKCGIEEALNSKAWPDAVLRRELVLFEKPTRGTSIKEFQEMILGFLKANLGDLPSLPTLVDQILLMADFNKDSRVSLAEAKSVWALLQRNEFLLLLSLQEKEHASRLLGYCGDLYLTEGVPHGSWHGAVLLPALRPLLPSVLHRALQQWFGPAWPWRAKIAIGLLEFVEELFHGSYGTFYMCETTLANVGYTATYDFKMADLQQVAPEATVRRFLQGRHCEQSSDCIYGRDCRAPCDRLMRQCKGDLIQPNLAKVCELLRDYLLPGAPADLREELGKQLRTCTTLSGLASQVEAHHSLVLSHLKTLLWREISNTNYS